The following proteins are encoded in a genomic region of Montipora foliosa isolate CH-2021 chromosome 10, ASM3666993v2, whole genome shotgun sequence:
- the LOC137973255 gene encoding uncharacterized protein, which produces MYSPSLHRAISSGRLHQTRLLLEIGSKPSLADNQGRTPLILAACLKEPTIALRITRLLLSHGARADCKDLLGRTALSYACENGHCKLVKLLLDDDDFDVNMADIEGNTPLMYAAMYGNVQTLREILHVIVNYGLSVDLRNNKGFSAYLLASKMSRTECARILKAEAGASVGVRDSEFFLNDEEWAKKVNKNFKKEKVKLTVRNTRLKTSPGVSQISVNNPRVLSRLTNRSELEVTSQEMKTEDTWCLRSERETNTEYASTLSESCSSYLSDNHQISVPTIARAQSHDLHAIFSHYTTINSRPVVTIADHRFLDPASLKHVDLKPHLKAALQNSHSKQLGRKKFPIPIKQN; this is translated from the coding sequence ATGTATTCTCCTTCTCTCCACCGAGCTATTTCTTCAGGAAGGCTGCACCAGACTCGTTTGTTGCTAGAAATCGGTTCGAAACCATCATTAGCTGACAATCAAGGGCGCACGCCGCTCATTTTAGCGGCTTGTCTAAAAGAACCGACGATAGCTTTGCGTATTACACGTCTTCTGTTAAGCCATGGAGCACGAGCGGATTGCAAAGACCTTCTTGGTCGGACGGCGTTGTCTTACGCTTGCGAGAATGGTCACTGTAAACTGGTGAAGCTACTTttggatgatgatgattttgatgTCAACATGGCCGACATCGAAGGTAATACTCCCCTTATGTATGCTGCAATGTACGGCAATGTGCAAACGTTGCGTGAAATACTACACGTTATAGTCAATTACGGACTGAGCGTGGATTTGCGCAACAATAAAGGATTCTCTGCTTATTTGCTGGCGTCGAAAATGTCCCGCACGGAATGCGCTAGGATTCTAAAAGCAGAAGCTGGGGCTTCGGTGGGTGTACGAGATTCAGAATTCTTCTTAAACGACGAGGAATGGGccaaaaaagtgaataaaaacttcaaaaaagaaaaagttaaaCTTACAGTACGCAACACGCGTCTAAAGACCTCTCCTGGAGTTAGTCAGATTAGCGTAAACAACCCGCGGGTTTTATCCCGTTTAACAAATCGCAGTGAATTGGAGGTGACCTCACAGGAAATGAAGACAGAAGATACGTGGTGTCTCCGTTCAGAGAGAGAAACTAACACTGAGTATGCGTCGACATTATCCGAAAGCTGTTCATCATATTTATCGGACAACCACCAAATCAGTGTTCCCACAATTGCCCGGGCGCAGTCTCATGATTTACACGCCATTTTCAGTCACTATACCACGATTAACTCCAGACCAGTGGTCACCATAGCTGATCATAGGTTTCTGGATCCTGCATCGCTAAAGCATGTAGACTTGAAGCCCCATTTAAAAGCTGCGCTCCAAAACAGTCATTCCAAACAATTAGGTAGGAAAAAGTTCCCCATTCCCATAAAGCAAAATTGA
- the LOC137972429 gene encoding tetratricopeptide repeat protein 28-like, with the protein MVDRTWNVLDQHMQELSVAKKEGKRREEGIACFNLGNYFHGVANFKQAIRNYSEALTIFKEIGLRTREGEVYCYLGLAYQSVGNFKQAIEYHKQYLSIAREEGNKAGEGIAYCNLGIAFRNLGDSKQAIQYHTQDLRIAREVGDRAAEGRAYGNVGNAFNDLGDFKQAIEYHTQHLSIAKELRDRAGEGRAYCNLGNAFNDLGDFKQAIEYHTQDLSISKEVGDRAAEGRAYGNLGNAFNDLGDFKQGLEYQKKNLSIAKEEGNKAGEGKAYGNLGITFKNLGDFKQAIEYLTRGLSISKELGDRAGEGRAYGNLGNAFNNLGDFKQGLEYQKQCLSIAKEVGNKAGAGKAYSSLGITFTNLGDFKQAIEYHTKDLSIAKEVGDRAGEGKAYGNLGIAFHDLGDLKQAIECYTQDLNIAKEVGDRAGEGRTYGNLGNAYHSLGDFKQAIEYHKQYLSIVKEVGDRSGEGKVYGNLGNAFRNLGDFKQAIEYHTQDLSIAKEVRDRAAEGKAHGNLGNDYYHTGDLENALHFTERYLSISKETDDPIGQGNASYSLGRVHEFSGSLCKALNYYRSSIKYFDETRRLLQSQDAWKISFRDTNQSAYTALWTALLKNGEVKEALYAAEQGRAQALEDILKKQYGVDEEAASAVTIKAVIKDLPSQTVFTALKGNTISFWLLREGGEINFRQKEIKTGSANSLMESTLKQIRAGTVVRCENRSLDRQRSEFSHSREAVEENVQSLSISLNSLQPLYDVLISPIADLLQGDDLVFVPDGPFCFAPYSALSDSVRIRTIPSLTALKVISSARDNFNSNSEALLVGDPCLKEITWGTGEPMFEQLPCAKKEVEMIGELLQTSPLTGRNATKAEVLKRMKSVALIHIAAHGDEYFGDIALAPNHERTSQKPEEEDYMLTMNDVYAVRLQARLVVLSCCHSGRGEVKSEGVVGIARAFLCAGARSVLVSLWAIDDVATLMFMKCFYQHLADRKSASLALHHAMKSLREKKEYSALKYWAPFVLIGDDVIFEFEQREHAVHYT; encoded by the coding sequence ATGGTGGATAGAACGTGGAACGTTTTGGACCAGCATATGCAAGAACTTAGCGTTGcgaaaaaagaagggaaaagaaGAGAGGAGGGTATTGCTTGTTTCAATCTGGGCAACTACTTTCATGGCGTCGCCAATTTTAAACAGGCCATAAGAAATTACAGTGAAGCATTAACCATTTTTAAGGAAATAGGTTTGAGGACCCGTGAGGGAGAAGTTTATTGCTATCTCGGCCTTGCTTATCAAAGTgtgggcaattttaagcaagcaaTAGAGTACCACAAACAATATCTCAGTATTGCGAGAGAAGAAGGGAATAAGGCCGGAGAAGGAATAGCCTATTGCAATCTTGGCATCGCTTTTAGAAATCTGGGAGATTCTAAGCAAGCCATACAGTACCACACACAAGATCTGCGTATTGCAagagaagtaggggatagggccgcagaaggaagagcctatggcaatgtCGGCAACGCTTTTAATGATCTGggagattttaagcaagccatagagtaccacacaCAACATCtgagtattgcaaaagaactgagggatagggccggggagggaagagcctattgcaatctcggcaacgcttttAATGATCTGggagattttaagcaagccatagagtaccacacaCAAGATCTGAGTATttcaaaagaagtaggggatagggccgcagaaggaagagcctatggcaatctcggcaacgcttttAATGATCTGGGAGATTTTAAGCAAGGCCTAgagtaccaaaaaaaaaatctcagtattGCGAAAGAAGAAGGGAATAaggccggagaaggaaaagcctatggcaatcttggcaTCACTTTTAAAAACCTGggagattttaagcaagccatagagtacctcACACGAGGTCTGAGTATATCGAAAGAattaggggatagggccggggaaggaagagcctatggcaatctcggcaacgcttttAATAATCTGGGAGATTTTAAGCAAGGCCTAGAGTACCAAAAACAATGTctcagtattgcaaaagaagtagggaataAGGCCGGAGCAGGAAAAGCCTACAGCAGTCTTGGCATCACTTTTACAAATCTGggagattttaagcaagccatagagtaccacacaAAAGATCTGAGTATTgcgaaagaagtaggggatagggccggagaaggaaaagcctatggcaatcttggtATCGCTTTTCATGATCTGGGAGATTtgaagcaagccatagagtgcTACACACAAGATCTGAATATTgcgaaagaagtaggggatagggccggagaaggaagaacctatggcaatctcggcaacgcttatcataGTCTGggagattttaagcaagccatagagtaccacaaacAATATCTCAGTATTGtgaaagaagtaggggataggagCGGAGAAGGAAAAGtttatggtaatctcggcaacgcttttAGAAATCTGggagattttaagcaagccatagagtaccacacaCAAGATCtgagtattgcaaaagaagtaagGGATAGGGCCGCAGAAGGAAAAGCCCATGGCAATCTCGGGAATGATTATTACCACACAGGTGACCTTGAAAATGCGCTTCACTTTACTGAACGATATCTTAGCATTTCCAAGGAAACGGACGATCCAATAGGACAGGGAAACGCTTCTTATAGTCTTGGTCGTGTTCATGAATTTTCAGGCTCCTTGTGCAAAGCCCTTAATTACTATCGTTCAAGtataaaatattttgatgaaacaaggcgtcttcttcagtcacaagatgcatggaaaataagcttcCGTGACACAAACCAGTCTGCGTACACCGCTCTGTGGACAGCACTGTTGAAAAATGGAGAGGTTAAAGaggctttgtatgctgctgagcaaggacgagcGCAGGCCTTGGAAGACATTTTGAAGAAGCAATACGGGGTTGATGAAGAAGCGGCCTCGGCAGTTACGATAAAGGCTGTAATAAAAGATCTACCTTCACAGACAGTTTTCACAGCACTTAAAGGGAATACGATCAGTTTCTGGCTGCTAAGAGAAGGTGGCGAGATAAACTTTAGACAAAAGGAAATCAAAACTGGGAGTGCAAACTCACTAATGGAAAGTACTTTGAAACAGATAAGGGCGGGGACCGTTGTGCGATGCGAGAATCGCTCGCTTGACAGACAACGCAGTGAATTTTCGCACAGTAGAGAAGCTGTTGAGGAAAACGTCCAGTCCTTGAGCATCTCTTTGAACTCTTTGCAGcccttgtatgatgtcttaaTCAGTCCTATCGCAGACTTGTTGCAGGGTGATGACTTAgtctttgttcctgatggaccattttgcttcGCTCCTTATTCTGCAttgagtgactctgtcaggatccgtaCTATTCCCTCGCTGACGGCTTTAAAAGTGATCTCTAGTGCACGTGACAACTTCAACAGTAATAGTGAAGCACTGCTTGTGGGCGATCCGTGTTTGAAGGAAATCACTTGGGGCACCGGTGAACCCATGTTTGAACAGTTGCCATGCGCGAAAAAAGAGGTGGAGATGattggagaacttctgcagaccTCGCCTCTCACTGGCAGAAATGCAacgaaagctgaggtgctgaaaagaatgaagtcagttgcCTTAATCCACATTGCAGCACACGGAGATGAATATTTTGGAGATATTGCTTTGGCCCCTAATCACGAACGCACATCCCAGAAGCCCgaagaggaagattacatgttaacAATGAACGATGTTTATGCAGTTCGTcttcaggcaagactggttgtgctGAGTTGCTGTCACAGTGGACGGGGTGAGGTGAAATCTGAGGGTGTGGTGGGAATAgcaagggctttcctgtgtgctggcgcccggtctgttctggtgtcactctgggcaatcgatGATGTGGCGACCTTGATGTTCATGAAATGTTTCTAtcaacacttggcagatagaaaaagtgcaagtttAGCCCTCCACCATGCAATGAAATCTCTTCGGGAGAAGAAAGAATACTCCGCCCTAaaatactgggcgccatttgtgctcATCGGGGATGACGTCATCTTTGAATTTGAGCAACGCGAACATGCTGTACATTATACATAA
- the LOC137973100 gene encoding protein LEG1 homolog, translating to MIHIKVAFLLTCIQIRQLSTYALTRSAQTRGQYPPGWQEAPDSFEEFPRGEINNKTKTIIDPWVYLQRIGIFKLMLIHTQRYFNSWGYNNTGNVLWGLPLQFGWQMSSGRLHSTSACPDCVSTSSWWADMNYYLSVLPFLGALKAGVFTPLKYPIHITKPRNVSERIKEKFCTSIGECMTRHSDVIQHWSQFFKRVMASKSPLNCDDRDSIVSSMWKAHTTSLQNALPLFTEETKLLSIPERKFGEGWALLVEFIAATHYQTNHNNTADFQVALPPRILHTRDQAPFIKDFNNAQNRVILVINLFHSTNSNTKGLLLKIWRRVMCSPQGRAIGRDLMVDIINDPWIIPLKLEKLLLDVFKYPC from the exons ATGATTCATATCAAAGTTGCATTCCTGCTTACCTGCATTCAAATAAGACAGTTATCGACCTATGCATTAACCAGATCAGCCCAAACCCGAGGGCAGTATCCCCCGGGCTGGCAAGAGGCTCCGGATTCGTTTGAAGAATTCCCACGAGGAGAGATAAATAACAAGACTAAGACCATCATCGATCCCTGGGTATATCTACAAAGAATAGGAATCTTCAAGCTGATGTTGATTCACACACAACGCTACTTCAATTCCTGGGGATATAACAATACCGGGAATGTCCTCTGGGGTTTGCCGCTCCAGTTCGGGTGGCAGATGTCGTCGGGTCGTCTCCACAGTACGTCTGCATGCCCGGACTGTGTTTCAACGAGTAGCTGGTGGGCCGATATGAATTATTACCTCTCTGTTCTACCATTTTTGGGAGCCTTGAAGGCTGGAGTGTTTACTCCTCTGAAGTATCCAATTCATATCACCAAACCGAGAAATGTAAGCGAGAGGATCAAAGAGAAATTTTGCACTAGCATTGGAGAGTGCATGACAAGACATTCTGATGTGATTCAACACTGGTCACAATTCTTTAAACGAGTCATGGCTTCGAAATCACCTTTAAATTGTGACGATCGTGATTCCATTGTCTCTTCGATGTGGAAAGCGCACACCACGTCTCTTCAAAATG CCCTTCCTCTATTCACCGAAGAGACGAAACTGCTGTCCATACCCGAGAGGAAATTCGGAGAGGGCTGGGCACTATTGGTAGAGTTTATTGCCGCGACGCATTACCAAACCAACCACAACAATACCGCTGACTTTCAAGTTGCACTGCCACCAAGAATATTGCACACAAGGGACCAAGCTCCTTTCATCAAGGACTTCAATAATGCGCAAAATCGAGTAATTCTGGTCATCAATCTTTTTCACAGCACCAACAGTAATACAAAGGGATTGTTGCTAAAGATCTGGCGTCGAGTGATGTGTTCTCCCCAGGGGCGCGCTATTGGGAGGGACCTTATGGTGGATATCATAAACGACCCTTGGATAATTCCACTCAAAttggagaaattgcttttgGACGTATTTAAATATCCTTGTTGA